From a single Arachis hypogaea cultivar Tifrunner chromosome 3, arahy.Tifrunner.gnm2.J5K5, whole genome shotgun sequence genomic region:
- the LOC112791231 gene encoding E3 ubiquitin-protein ligase RKP, whose product MGEEGLRLGGFSAGLAVILNDEDKKDNSSKTRLLSCCDDLGHESVERTLEYVFGLPNRSLNPVTDPIDSNFIRSIIRNEFSRFNAKSRDSCGERDGIFIAGGGSGIVGLESSSICGDITIIKLPLLVESLANFSSARANVCVWKGKWMYEVILETSGIQQLGWATISCPFTDHKGVGDADDSYAYDGKRVSKWNKDAETYGQSWVVGDVIGCCVDLERDEILFFRNGNPLGVAFRGIRKMGPGFGYYPAISLSQGERCELNFGGRPFKFPIEGYCPLQAPPCKTYFVSRLLECWSRLLDMHSVERSEYSLVQKLRRVKRFLSLEEFFHPVSHAIAREFFYELDADAGNKEYMVWGPVLSFLFDVFRLPAPHDYSSLDKVVDVLLQFQGSHLLFENIIDALSGGCKIAPLVLTECPYSGSYAHLALACHLLRREELMVLWWKSPEFEFMFEGFLSQKAPNKHDLESLIPTVWWPGSCEDATYADNMMLTTTALSESISKIEEKHRDLCRLVIQFIPPSTPPQLPGSVFRTFLQSLLLRNRGADRNVPPPGVSSNSVLVSTYSVILHFLSEGFELGDICGWLKGCKSDTGFLHRGGEQRFPVSLLVKNDPLKTDISRLGGSYSHLSKVHPVIDYEMEVVRWDEGCMDDEETRVTHSSRQKPCCCSSYDSDFTRNLKDPAKYRAKGSRGHCSSIPERSAHVTAECSEGSLEDEITDKSASSDQSEPEYGYRQMHHTKTVSKDIDMPTAALLEEELLDVLLWLYHVGLASNFKQASYYMTHQAQSILLLEETDKQIREGACSGQLKLLKEARNEYREEVIDCVRHCAWFRISLFARWKQRGMFALCMWVVQLLLVLSNMDSVFVYVPEYYLEALVDCFHVLRKSDPPLAPSTSFIKRGLNSFVTFVVTHFNDPRISSADLRDLLLQSISVLVQYREYLTAFESNEAATHRMPKALLSAFDNRSWIPVTNILLRLCKGSGFGFSKNGESSSSSFLFQRLLKEACTNDEGLFSAFLNRLFNTLSWTMTEFSVSVREMQEKYQVVEFQQRKCSVIFDLSCNLARILEFCTREIPQAFLSGPETNLRRLTELIVFILNNIISAADAEFFDMSVRRNGQSPEKVNRGMILAPLVGMILNLLDATNLAEFQENNYLVDVFASMDCPNTVHYGFQYLLDFNWDGSSSGDAYAAKYEPLENFLSLLTCRVVEQLEKVDCVGETDAEDRICCICVTYEVDALIEPCLHKCCYGCITRHLLNCQRCFFCNTTVTSVRRMDEKTG is encoded by the exons ATGGGTGAAGAGGGCCTGCGTCTTGGTGGGTTTTCAGCTGGTCTGGCAGTGATACTGAATGATGAGGACAAGAAAGATAATTCATCGAAGACTCGGCTTCTTTCTTGTTGTGATGATTTGGGTCATGAATCTGTGGAGCGAACCCTTGAATATGTGTTTGGTCTTCCCAACAGATCACTCAATCCAGTGACTGATCCAATTGACAGCAACTTTATCCGCTCCATCATTAGGAATGAGTTCTCTAGGTTTAATGCGAAATCCAGGGATTCATGTGGTGAAAGAGATGGGATTTTTATTGCTGGAGGTGGATCTGGGATTGTTGGCCTGGAAAGTTCCAGCATATGTGGTGATATTACAATCATTAAACTGCCTTTGCTTGTAGAAAGCTTGGCGAATTTCAGTAGTGCCAGGGCCAATGTTTGTGTTTGGAAAGGAAAATGGATGTATGAAGTTATATTAGAGACGTCAGGTATACAGCAGCTGGGTTGGGCTACTATTTCTTGCCCTTTCACCGATCATAAAGGTGTTGGTGATGCTGATGATTCGTATGCATATGATGGGAAAAGAGTTAGCAAATGGAACAAGGATGCTGAGACTTATGGTCAGTCATGGGTTGTTGGCGATGTCATTGGGTGTTGCGTAGATTTAGAACGTGATGAAATACTATTCTTCAGGAACGGTAATCCACTTGGTGTGGCATTCCGGGGGATACGAAAAATGGGTCCTGGTTTTGGGTATTATCCTGCGATCTCTCTCTCCCAGGGTGAAAGATGTGAATTGAATTTTGGGGGCCGCCCCTTTAAGTTTCCAATTGAAGGTTACTGTCCTCTCCAGGCTCCCCCGTGCAAGACCTACTTTGTATCCAGGTTGCTGGAATGTTGGTCAAGGCTGTTGGATATGCATTCTGTGGAGAGGTCCGAGTATTCTTTAGTTCAGAAATTGAGAAGAGTAAAGAGGTTTCTTTCATTGGAAGAATTTTTTCATCCTGTCTCTCATGCAATAGCTAGGGAATTTTTCTATGAACTTGATGCAGATGCTGGCAACAAAGAGTACATGGTTTGGGGTCCAGTGCTGTCTTTCTTGTTTGATGTGTTTAGATTGCCTGCACCCCATGATTATTCAAGCCTGGATAAAGTTGTTGACGTTCTGCTACAATTTCAAGGTTCACATTTGCTGTTTGAAAACATCATAGATGCTCTTTCCGGTGGTTGTAAAATAGCCCCATTAGTTCTCACTGAATGTCCTTATTCTGGATCATATGCTCACCTCGCCTTGGCCTGTCATTTATTAAGACGAGAGGAACTTATGGTGCTTTGGTGGAAGTCACCAGAATTTGAATTCATGTTTGAAGGTTTTCTGTCACAAAAGGCTCCGAACAAACATGATCTCGAGTCCTTGATACCGACTGTTTGGTGGCCTGGTTCATGTGAAGATGCAACTTATGCAGACAATATGATGTTGACAACCACAGCTTTATCTGAATCAATCAGCAAG ATTGAGGAGAAGCACAGGGATCTTTGTCGCTTAGTGATACAGTTTATACCACCTTCAACGCCTCCTCAGTTGCCTGGGTCTGTTTTTAGAACATTCTTACAAAGCCTTTTACTAAGGAACAGAGGTGCAGACAGAAATGTCCCGCCCCCAGGAGTTTCTAGCAATTCAGTTCTTGTTTCAACTTATTCAGTGATACTCCATTTCCTATCTGAAGGATTTGAATTGGGTGACATCTGTGGCTGGTTAAAGGGCTGCAAATCAGATACTGGTTTTCTACATAGAGGTGGCGAACAAAGATTCCCTGTTAGTTTGTTAGTGAAAAATGATCCGCTTAAAACTGATATTTCCAGGCTTGGCGGATCCTACAGCCACTTATCAAAAGTACACCCTGTGATTGATTATGAAATGGAAGTGGTTAGATGGGACGAAGGCTGCATGGATGATGAAGAAACCAGAGTTACTCATTCAAGCAGGCAGAAGCCCTGCTGTTGTTCTAGTTATGATTCTGATTTTACAAGAAACTTGAAGGATCCTGCCAAATACAGAGCCAAAGGTTCTCGTGGCCATTGTAGTTCTATCCCAGAGAGGTCTGCTCATGTCACTGCTGAATGCAGTGAGGGCAGTTTGGAAGATGAGATAACTGATAAATCTGCCTCCAGTGATCAATCTGAACCTGAGTATGGTTACCGACAGATGCACCATACAAAAACCGTCTCAAAGGATATTGATATGCCTACAGCTGCACTACTAGAAGAAGAGCTACTTGATGTTTTGCTGTGGTTGTATCATGTTGGTCTTGCATCAAATTTTAAGCAG GCATCATATTACATGACACATCAGGCACAGTCAATCTTACTTTTGGAGGAAACTGATAAACAAATAAGAGAAGGAGCCTGCAGTGGGCAACTGAAGCTTTTGAAGGAAGCCCGGAATGAGTATAGAGAAGAGGTTATTGATTGCGTCAGGCATTGTGCTTG GTTTCGCATCTCTCTGTTTGCACGATGGAAGCAGAGAGGAATGTTTGCACTCTGCATGTGGGTTGTCCAGTTGCTGCTGGTTTTGAGCAATATGGATTCTGTGTTTGTCTATGTCCCTGAATATTACTTGGAAGCTCTG GTTGATTGCTTTCATGTATTGCGGAAAAGTGATCCTCCGCTTGCTCCATCCACAAGTTTCATTAAGCGAGGACTTAATTCATTT GTTACCTTTGTTGTCACTCATTTCAATGATCCAAGAATATCGAGTGCAGATCTTAGGGATCTTCTTCTTCAGTCTATATCTGTCCTGGTTCAATACAGGGAGTATTTGACTGCTTTTGAGAGCAATGAGGCAGCCACCCATAGAATGCCAAAGGCTTTACTGTCAGCATTTGATAACAGATCTTGGATCCCAGTTACAAACATACTTCTGCGATTATGCAAGGGTTCTGGTTTCGGTTTTTCGAAAAATGGagaatcatcttcatcatcatttctTTTCCAA AGGTTGCTAAAAGAAGCTTGCACAAATGATGAAGGATTGTTTTCAGCTTTTCTAAATCGTCTATTTAATACACTTAGTTGGACCATGACTGAGTTTTCAGTTTCTGTTAgagaaatgcaagaaaaatacCAG GTAGTAGAGTTTCAACAAAGGAAATGCTCTGTCATATTTGATCTTTCATGTAATCTTGCAAGGATTTTAGAGTTCTGCACTCGTGAGATTCCTCAAGCATTCCTGTCAGGACCAGAAACAAACTTGCGGAGGTTAACTGAGTTGATTGTGTTTATCTTAAATAACATTATCTCTGCAGCGGATGCTGAATTTTTTGACAT GTCCGTTAGACGAAATGGTCAATCTCCAGAGAAAGTAAACCGGGGCATGATTTTGGCTCCCCTTGTCGGGATGATCTTAAATTTGTTGGATGCTACCAACTTGGCAGAATTTCAAGAAAACAACTATCTCGTGGATGTTTTTGCAAGCATGGACTGTCCAAATACTGTCCATTATGGATTCCAATATCTTCTTGATTTTAACTGG GATGGTTCTTCTAGTGGGGACGCTTATGCTGCAAAATATGAGCCGCTTGAGAATTTTCTGAGCCTCCTTACCTGCCGCGTTGTGGAACAACTTGAGAAAGTGGATTGTGTGGGTGAAACTGATGCTGAGGATAGAATATGCTGCATATGTGTAACATATGAAGTGGATGCCTTGATTGAACCTTGTTTACACAAGTGTTGCTATGGCTGTATAACCAGGCATCTACTGAATTGCCAGAGATGTTTCTTTTGCAATACAACAGTGACTAGTGTTCGCAGAATGGATGAAAAGACGGGCTAA